One region of Salinibacter grassmerensis genomic DNA includes:
- a CDS encoding TonB-dependent receptor plug domain-containing protein, with protein sequence MPPAQAQSGPVRSVADTTAPADSLWQLDMDQVVVTATRAERSADDVGMPISVIDRSEIDAQGAARATDLLADQPGITLTDDHGAGLQMRGLGAEYTLILVDGEPLVGRTAGTLDLRRLTTANVERVEIVRGPTSSLYGSEALAGVINFITAPPADELGGEVRTRYGTHGTVDLSARLDGTSGPWQGSVFIDRYRTGGYDLSPVGLAPTRPGYVDYTVQAQGQYAASSGTTLSLRGRLATQTQDYSVGVGQDAIPHTQRNEQLDWNAAAELEQQLSTEWALTGTLYGTGYHTDQSLRHADNGTTRSASTLDQYHGETEVVLRGALGDNHLFTAGGGVLFDRMDADRKTGRRAGGFGFAQDEWSVTEALDVTGSLRFDANSDYASRLSPKLAVRYAPLDRLSFRASVGSGYKAPAFRQLYLDFTNPQAGYSVFGVTEVQDGLQRLRDQNQIDEQFRTAAALGDPLSPETSWAFNASLTASPWEGATLRVDAYHNEVSNLIDTAPVARKTNGQSVFSYVNRNEIYTRGVEARLTLRPTSALRVQLGYDYQEAKDRQVLDELEAGDTYRREDGRDVQVTPDDYAGLPGRPAHAGTVQLRHMDLPLGLMASVRGTLRGRAGYADRNGNGIVDIDREYVEARTRWDVTVSKTLLNAYTLRLGGENLLDYTNPRRVPSISGRTWFAELQAQF encoded by the coding sequence GTGCCCCCCGCACAGGCCCAGTCGGGCCCGGTTCGCTCAGTCGCCGACACGACGGCCCCCGCCGATTCGCTCTGGCAACTCGACATGGACCAGGTGGTGGTCACCGCCACCCGCGCCGAGCGATCGGCCGACGACGTGGGCATGCCGATCTCGGTCATTGACCGGTCGGAGATCGACGCCCAGGGCGCCGCCCGGGCCACGGACCTACTGGCCGATCAGCCCGGCATCACCCTCACCGACGATCACGGGGCGGGCCTGCAGATGCGCGGGCTCGGCGCCGAGTACACGTTGATTCTCGTTGACGGAGAGCCGCTCGTCGGGCGCACGGCGGGCACGCTCGACCTGCGCCGGCTCACGACCGCCAACGTGGAGCGCGTCGAGATCGTGCGCGGCCCCACCTCGTCGCTGTACGGCAGCGAGGCCCTGGCAGGGGTCATCAACTTCATCACCGCCCCTCCGGCCGACGAACTGGGGGGCGAGGTGCGCACCCGGTACGGCACGCACGGCACCGTCGACCTGAGTGCCCGGCTGGATGGGACGAGCGGGCCGTGGCAGGGATCGGTGTTCATCGATCGGTACCGGACGGGCGGCTACGACCTGTCCCCCGTGGGTCTCGCTCCCACCCGCCCCGGATACGTCGACTACACCGTGCAGGCTCAGGGGCAGTACGCGGCGTCCTCGGGCACAACCCTCTCGCTCCGCGGACGGCTCGCCACGCAGACCCAAGACTACTCGGTGGGGGTCGGCCAGGACGCGATTCCCCACACCCAACGCAACGAGCAACTGGACTGGAACGCGGCCGCCGAACTGGAGCAGCAGTTGAGCACCGAGTGGGCCCTCACGGGCACCCTCTACGGAACGGGCTACCACACCGACCAGTCGCTCCGCCACGCCGACAACGGCACGACCCGCAGCGCCTCAACGCTCGACCAGTACCACGGGGAGACGGAGGTCGTCCTGCGCGGGGCGCTCGGCGACAATCACCTCTTTACAGCGGGGGGCGGCGTCCTCTTCGATCGCATGGACGCCGACCGGAAGACGGGACGGCGGGCCGGCGGCTTTGGCTTCGCACAGGACGAGTGGAGCGTGACCGAGGCACTCGACGTGACAGGCAGCCTGCGGTTCGATGCCAACAGCGACTACGCCTCCCGCCTGAGCCCCAAGCTGGCCGTCCGCTACGCCCCACTTGACCGCCTCTCATTCCGCGCATCGGTCGGCAGCGGCTACAAGGCCCCGGCGTTCCGGCAGCTCTACCTCGACTTCACCAACCCCCAGGCCGGATACAGCGTCTTCGGCGTCACGGAGGTCCAGGACGGCCTCCAACGCCTCCGGGACCAGAACCAGATCGACGAGCAATTCCGGACTGCCGCCGCCCTCGGCGACCCACTCTCCCCCGAGACCTCTTGGGCCTTCAACGCCAGCCTCACGGCCTCCCCGTGGGAGGGCGCCACCCTCCGCGTCGATGCCTATCACAACGAGGTGTCCAACCTGATCGACACAGCCCCGGTGGCCCGCAAGACCAATGGGCAGAGTGTGTTCTCCTACGTCAACCGCAACGAGATTTACACTCGGGGCGTGGAGGCCCGCCTCACCCTTCGTCCGACCTCTGCCCTCCGCGTACAGCTCGGCTACGACTACCAGGAGGCGAAAGACCGGCAGGTGCTCGACGAGCTCGAGGCCGGCGATACCTACCGGCGAGAAGACGGGCGGGACGTGCAGGTCACGCCTGACGATTACGCCGGCCTGCCCGGGCGACCGGCCCACGCCGGCACCGTGCAGCTCCGGCACATGGACCTGCCGCTCGGGCTCATGGCCAGCGTGCGCGGGACGCTCCGGGGCCGCGCCGGCTACGCCGACCGCAACGGCAACGGCATCGTCGACATCGACCGCGAATACGTGGAGGCCCGCACGCGCTGGGACGTCACGGTGTCCAAGACGCTGCTGAACGCCTATACCCTGCGACTGGGCGGCGAGAACCTCCTCGATTACACGAATCCGCGCCGCGTCCCGTCGATCTCGGGGCGCACCTGGTTTGCCGAGCTCCAAGCCCAATTCTGA
- a CDS encoding HmuY family protein, translating into MRRISPLLSILLLGGTLVLTGCDSTGVSGENGENDAPLTMTRVENLPADPDTTSGGGRLKGYNQFAFFDLRDSTVVLHSDEMNRADSASTAWDIAFRSTDVIVNGGANGPGDGAAYVAESAFQEVSKVTPDSLTRHAVGDWYNYNENGNHIVRPTPGRTIVVRTADGESYAKIRIQSYYEGAPDNPAESGAESRHYTFEYVLQDGGTRFE; encoded by the coding sequence ATGCGACGCATCTCCCCCCTTCTTTCGATTCTGCTTCTCGGTGGCACCCTCGTCCTTACCGGCTGCGACAGCACCGGCGTGTCCGGCGAGAACGGCGAGAACGACGCCCCGCTCACCATGACCCGCGTGGAGAACCTGCCCGCAGATCCCGACACGACCAGCGGTGGAGGACGCCTGAAGGGGTATAATCAGTTCGCCTTCTTCGATCTGCGCGATAGCACCGTCGTCCTTCACTCCGACGAGATGAACCGCGCCGACTCGGCCTCCACCGCGTGGGACATCGCGTTCCGGAGCACCGACGTCATCGTAAACGGCGGTGCGAACGGACCGGGCGACGGCGCGGCGTACGTGGCCGAGAGCGCCTTTCAGGAGGTCTCCAAGGTGACTCCCGACAGCCTCACCCGTCACGCCGTGGGGGACTGGTACAACTACAACGAAAACGGCAACCACATCGTCCGTCCAACGCCAGGCCGCACCATCGTCGTGCGCACCGCCGACGGCGAGTCGTACGCCAAGATCCGCATCCAGAGCTACTACGAGGGCGCGCCCGACAATCCGGCCGAGAGCGGCGCCGAGTCGCGCCACTACACCTTCGAGTACGTGCTCCAGGACGGCGGCACGCGCTTCGAGTAG
- a CDS encoding heme/hemin ABC transporter substrate-binding protein, with amino-acid sequence MTSPCSPTHRLLSSTAKRLCLLLAVGGLLGITAAHGQSPTDTSRIVTLGGSVTEIVYALGAGDRVVGVDASSVYPDAATEKPSVGYFRQVPAEGVLSLDPSLILALDGTGPPAVLDQFRSAGVHTVLVSDTSSVAGTKQKIRRIAGLIGREARADSLIRDMEADLKRARALRRRAESTPEVLFIYARGSGSMSVAGEGSSAEAMIKLAGGENAVTGFEGFKPMSAEAVVGAEPDVILMLTRGLESIGGVEGLMEQPGIPLTPAGERDRVVAMDDLLLLGFGPRLGTAVTRLTEKLHPALESTVSSSTSQQ; translated from the coding sequence ATGACCTCACCCTGTTCCCCCACGCATCGACTCCTTTCGTCCACCGCGAAGAGGCTGTGCCTGCTCCTCGCGGTGGGGGGACTGCTGGGAATCACCGCTGCCCACGGGCAATCCCCCACCGATACCAGCCGCATCGTCACACTCGGCGGCTCCGTCACCGAGATCGTGTACGCGCTGGGCGCCGGCGATCGGGTGGTGGGCGTCGACGCGTCGAGCGTCTACCCGGACGCGGCCACCGAGAAGCCCAGCGTGGGCTACTTCCGGCAGGTGCCGGCGGAGGGCGTCCTCTCGCTCGACCCATCGCTGATTTTGGCGCTGGACGGGACCGGCCCGCCCGCCGTCCTCGACCAGTTTCGGAGCGCGGGCGTCCACACCGTGCTGGTGTCTGACACGTCGAGCGTCGCGGGGACGAAGCAGAAGATTCGACGGATCGCCGGACTGATCGGGCGCGAGGCGAGGGCCGACTCGCTGATCCGGGACATGGAGGCGGACCTGAAGAGGGCCCGCGCGCTCCGTCGGCGCGCCGAGTCGACGCCGGAGGTGCTCTTTATCTACGCCCGGGGCAGCGGATCGATGAGCGTGGCGGGGGAGGGCAGCTCGGCGGAGGCGATGATCAAACTGGCGGGGGGCGAAAATGCAGTCACCGGCTTCGAGGGGTTCAAGCCGATGTCCGCCGAGGCGGTGGTGGGCGCCGAGCCGGACGTGATTCTCATGCTCACACGGGGCCTGGAGAGCATCGGCGGCGTGGAGGGACTAATGGAGCAGCCGGGCATCCCGCTCACGCCCGCGGGGGAGAGAGACCGTGTGGTGGCGATGGACGACCTGCTCCTGCTCGGGTTCGGTCCCCGGCTCGGAACGGCGGTGACGAGGCTTACGGAGAAACTGCACCCCGCCCTCGAGTCGACCGTCTCGTCGTCTACGTCCCAGCAATAG
- a CDS encoding FecCD family ABC transporter permease, whose translation MDSSTVTADSGTDTHNDAQGPPRPSDATSSRQARQRGREWRVLTGLVALLLGAIAAGLAVGAVAISPGQVLAILGDKVGLSLPWSYENRQALVLTAIRLPRVLLGVGVGGGLAVSGAVMQGLFRNPLADPSLIGVSSGAALAAVVTIVLGSTLFGAWADALGAVLLPAAAFGGGVGATVIVYRLGTRNEQTSVATMLLAGIAINALAGAGTGLMTFIADDDQLRDLTFWTLGSLSGATWTQLAVVGPCLLGGMIAAPFLARPLNALLLGEGEAYHLGINIERTKKLVVTLAALVVGAAVAVSGVIGFIGLVVPHLLRLAVKPDHRILIPGSALLGGALLIGADVLARTIVAPAELPIGIVTALVGAPFFLWLLLRDRGAGYSF comes from the coding sequence ATGGATTCCTCCACGGTCACGGCAGATTCCGGGACGGACACGCACAACGACGCGCAGGGGCCTCCCCGCCCGTCCGACGCCACGTCGTCAAGACAGGCGCGGCAGCGGGGACGTGAGTGGCGGGTCTTGACGGGCCTCGTTGCACTGCTCCTCGGAGCCATCGCGGCGGGCCTGGCGGTCGGGGCCGTGGCCATCTCGCCCGGACAGGTCCTGGCCATCCTCGGCGACAAGGTCGGCCTCTCGCTGCCGTGGTCCTACGAAAACCGACAGGCCCTCGTGCTCACGGCCATCCGGTTGCCGCGGGTGCTGCTGGGGGTGGGTGTGGGGGGCGGGCTCGCCGTGAGCGGGGCGGTGATGCAGGGCCTCTTCCGCAACCCGCTGGCGGACCCAAGCCTCATCGGGGTATCGAGTGGAGCCGCGCTGGCGGCGGTGGTGACGATCGTGCTGGGAAGCACACTGTTCGGCGCGTGGGCCGACGCGCTGGGGGCCGTGCTGCTGCCGGCGGCCGCGTTCGGGGGCGGGGTGGGGGCAACGGTAATTGTCTACCGCCTCGGCACGCGAAACGAGCAGACCTCCGTGGCGACCATGCTCCTAGCGGGCATTGCCATCAACGCGCTGGCCGGGGCCGGAACCGGCCTCATGACATTCATCGCGGACGACGACCAGCTCCGTGACCTCACGTTCTGGACACTGGGCAGCCTCAGCGGGGCCACCTGGACGCAGCTTGCGGTGGTGGGGCCGTGCCTCCTCGGCGGCATGATAGCAGCGCCCTTCCTGGCGCGTCCGCTCAACGCTCTGCTGTTGGGGGAGGGGGAGGCCTACCACCTGGGAATCAACATCGAGCGGACGAAGAAGCTCGTCGTCACGTTGGCGGCCCTCGTGGTGGGCGCCGCCGTCGCCGTGAGCGGCGTCATCGGCTTCATCGGGCTGGTCGTGCCACACCTGCTGCGCCTGGCCGTGAAGCCGGACCACCGAATCCTCATCCCCGGCTCGGCGCTTCTGGGGGGCGCGCTGCTCATCGGGGCCGATGTGCTGGCCCGCACCATCGTGGCCCCCGCCGAACTGCCGATCGGCATCGTGACGGCCCTCGTAGGGGCGCCCTTCTTCCTGTGGCTCCTCCTGCGCGACCGGGGGGCTGGGTACTCGTTCTGA